The Episyrphus balteatus chromosome 4, idEpiBalt1.1, whole genome shotgun sequence genome includes a window with the following:
- the LOC129918487 gene encoding trypsin eta-like encodes MLKNLCIFVLLTVLYCTCATPIQPRIVGGQIVDISKHPYFASVRIKSCSSCPYIHKCGASIYSDKVLITAAQCLMNLDSKWRIMVVAGANSRSGADGVQIPVEKNVTHSGYNFWTIDNDIALLFLQDGLPLNEIDIKTISIADKMPLPGKSATVSGWGWDAEDGGPTYFLHDAVVSIVDNASCEKIYGAGEITNNMICAGLKKGGKDGCQEDTGGPLVVDNNLVGLVSWGRGCAREGYPGVYTYVPSHKEWIDKKIIEIEMS; translated from the coding sequence atgttaaaaaacttgtgtatttttgttttacttactGTGCTATACTGTACTTGCGCAACTCCTATTCAGCCCCGAATAGTTGGCGGACAAATTGTAGACATTTCAAAACATCCATATTTTGCTTCAGTTCGCATAAAGTCCTGCAGTAGCTGTCCATATATTCATAAATGTGGGGCCAGTATTTACTCCGATAAAGTGCTTATAACGGCAGCACAGTGTTTGATGAACTTGGACAGCAAATGGCGTATAATGGTGGTAGCTGGTGCAAATTCCCGCTCAGGTGCGGACGGTGTGCAAATTCCTGTGGAAAAGAACGTTACACACTCGGGCTACAACTTTTGGACCATTGACAATGACATAGCCCTGCTCTTCCTACAAGATGGTCTACCATTAAACGAAATTGACATCAAGACCATATCTATAGCCGACAAGATGCCACTACCAGGTAAATCCGCCACTGTAAGTGGCTGGGGATGGGATGCTGAAGATGGAGGACCGACCTACTTCCTCCATGATGCTGTTGTGTCTATTGTTGATAATGCAAGTTGTGAAAAAATATATGGAGCTGGtgaaataacaaataatatGATTTGTGCGGGTCTTAAAAAAGGTGGAAAGGATGGCTGTCAAGAAGATACTGGAGGCCCACTGGTGGTGGATAATAATCTTGTTGGATTGGTATCATGGGGAAGAGGGTGTGCACGCGAAGGCTACCCTGGAGTTTATACGTATGTGCCTTCTCATAAGGAATGGATAgataagaaaattattgaaattgaaatgtctTAA